A stretch of DNA from Bradyrhizobium algeriense:
GGTTAGAGTCACATTCTGCAGAACCACACTTTTGTTGGCGTCGATCATCATTGGGATATTGCCATTGACTTTATAGACGACCGGTCGTATGTTAAATACGACCGGTCGTCTTGACAGGCGCGTTCCGAAATGCCCTTGTAAGGAGAGCTGTATGAAGCTGATTGGCACCTATCTGTCGCCCTATGCGAGGCGGGTCGCAGCGGCCCTGATCTCTCGCGGTATGCCTTTCGAGCATGAGGCCGTGAACGGCTACCGAGAGTTCGAGATCGCCAGCCGGTATAATCCCGTGGCGAAGGTACCTTCGCTCGTGCTCGACGATGGCGAGGTCCTGATCGACAGCACGGCCATCCTCGACTACCTCAATGAACTGACGCCTTCGACGCCGCTGATTCCAGCCGGGTCGAGAGCGCGCCGGACGACGCTCAAGCTCGCGGCCATTGGTTACGGCGTCTATGAACAGGCCGCCAGCCTCTCGTTCCGCGGACGCGAGGTACCTGAGACCGAGGCCAGGCGCTGGAAGGCGCAGATCCTCGGAGGCTTGCGCGCGCTCGACGAGGCCGCGCGCGACGGCGGACCGCTCAGGGCGACGCCAATGGACGCGGCAGCGATCACCGCCATCGTAGCGGTGGAATACCTCGCGCGGACGAATCCGGATTTGGACGCCCTTCCCGCAATCCCCGCCCTGGCCGCGCTTGCGGCCGAGTATCGCGACGCACCGCCCTTCGCGCTGACAAGGGCAACGGCTTGAGGCGCATGGAGGAAAGCATGACTGATCGGATTGCTCTTATCGCAGGTGTGGGCGGCGCCACCGGCGCCGCGCTCTCGCGGCGCTTCGCGCAGGGCGGGTATCGTGTGGCGATGATCGCCCGCAACGCCGAACGGCTCGCGGAGCTCGAGGCCCAGATACCTGGTGCGCACGGCTATCCTTGCGACGTAGCCAACCTTAACCTGCTCGGCGAAATTGTCGAGCAAGTGCGGACCGAGCTAGGGGCACCCCATGTGCTCATCCATAACGCCGTGGCGGCGACATTCGCCAAGATCCTCGATGCATCGGTCGAGGATCTCGAGCGAAATTTTCAGGTGAACACTACTTCCCTGTTCTTTCTGGTGCAGAAGCTCGCGCCGGCGATGATCGACCGCGGCGAGGGAGCCATCATGGTCACCGGAAACACGTCGTCGTTCCGGGGCATCCCGCTGCGCCCGGCCTTCGCGCCGACCAAGGCCGCCCAGCGCATCCTCGCCCAGTCCCTCGCAAAGGATTTGGGCCCGAAGCGCGTGCATGTTGGATACATCACCATCGATTCCGCGATCGACGCGCCGTGGAGGAGGAACACCTCGCCGCTCCCGGATTGGCAAGATAAGCCGGGCGACTATTTCGCGCATCCCGATGCGATTGCCGACGAGGTTTACCACATCGCGCATCAACACCCCTCAACCTGGTCGTTCGATCACATCATCCGGCCTTTCGCTGAGAACTGGACCCTGAACTGACCATGCCGAAACCTAATCATAAGGAAGCACTCCTCGACGCGGGCCTCGCGGCGTTTCATCGCCGCGGCTATCACGCGACCGGTGTTCAGGAGATCGTCTCGTCGGCTGGTGTGCCGAAGGGTTCCTTCTACAGCCATTTCGAAAGCAAGGACGCCCTCGGCCTGGCAGCGCTCGCGCGCTACTGGGAGGACCGCGCCAAGGCGCGTGCCATGCTGCGGGACGCGAGCCTTCCCGGGCTAGAACGGATTGACCGATACTTCGCGGCGCTCGGCTATAGCGAAGACGGCTGCCTGATCGGCAACTTCACGGCCGAACTCGCGCAACTCGACGCCTTCCGCCAAGATTTGTCGCGCCTGTGGCGTCAGTGGACGGATGCGCTCTCCGAGTGCCTGGCGGATGGGCAGCGCGACGGCAGCGTGCGAACCGACCTGCCTGTCACCGAGCTCGCGCGCACGGTTCTGGCACTTTGGGAAGGCGCTGTGCTTTCAGCAAAGGTCGAGCGCGGCCCCAAG
This window harbors:
- a CDS encoding glutathione S-transferase N-terminal domain-containing protein, with product MKLIGTYLSPYARRVAAALISRGMPFEHEAVNGYREFEIASRYNPVAKVPSLVLDDGEVLIDSTAILDYLNELTPSTPLIPAGSRARRTTLKLAAIGYGVYEQAASLSFRGREVPETEARRWKAQILGGLRALDEAARDGGPLRATPMDAAAITAIVAVEYLARTNPDLDALPAIPALAALAAEYRDAPPFALTRATA
- a CDS encoding SDR family NAD(P)-dependent oxidoreductase, with amino-acid sequence MEESMTDRIALIAGVGGATGAALSRRFAQGGYRVAMIARNAERLAELEAQIPGAHGYPCDVANLNLLGEIVEQVRTELGAPHVLIHNAVAATFAKILDASVEDLERNFQVNTTSLFFLVQKLAPAMIDRGEGAIMVTGNTSSFRGIPLRPAFAPTKAAQRILAQSLAKDLGPKRVHVGYITIDSAIDAPWRRNTSPLPDWQDKPGDYFAHPDAIADEVYHIAHQHPSTWSFDHIIRPFAENWTLN
- a CDS encoding TetR/AcrR family transcriptional regulator, which encodes MPKPNHKEALLDAGLAAFHRRGYHATGVQEIVSSAGVPKGSFYSHFESKDALGLAALARYWEDRAKARAMLRDASLPGLERIDRYFAALGYSEDGCLIGNFTAELAQLDAFRQDLSRLWRQWTDALSECLADGQRDGSVRTDLPVTELARTVLALWEGAVLSAKVERGPKPLNTARRTLRRLLAP